In a genomic window of Flavobacterium sp. KACC 22761:
- a CDS encoding Lrp/AsnC family transcriptional regulator, with protein sequence MKINSLLIEIDGIDKEILRYLMDDARKPILQIANKIGISGAAIHQRLKKLEQSGVISGSKFTVNPKVLGYNTMAFIGVYLDKASRNSEAVKELRKIPEVLECHYTTGNWSVLIKIICRDNEHLMSLLNNKIQAIEGVSRTETFISLDQQIDRQIQL encoded by the coding sequence ATGAAAATTAATTCCCTTTTAATTGAAATTGACGGTATCGATAAGGAGATTCTTCGTTATTTAATGGATGATGCCCGAAAACCCATATTACAAATCGCTAACAAAATTGGCATTTCTGGCGCTGCAATTCATCAGCGTTTAAAAAAACTGGAGCAGTCTGGCGTTATTTCGGGATCAAAATTTACTGTAAATCCGAAAGTTTTAGGATATAACACAATGGCTTTTATTGGCGTTTATCTCGACAAAGCTTCCCGAAACTCAGAAGCCGTAAAAGAATTAAGAAAGATTCCAGAAGTTTTAGAGTGTCATTATACAACTGGAAACTGGTCGGTATTGATTAAAATCATTTGCCGTGACAACGAACATTTAATGTCTCTTTTAAATAATAAAATTCAGGCTATTGAAGGTGTTTCAAGAACGGAGACTTTTATTTCTCTGGATCAGCAAATTGATAGACAGATTCAATTGTAA
- a CDS encoding zinc metallopeptidase: MGGGYLLLAGAIMLFSWMVSSKLKSKFELYSRLQLQNGMSGKEIAEKMLADNGITDVRVISTPGQLTDHYNPSDKTVNLSEAVYNHRNAAAAAVAAHECGHAVQHSVGYEWLTMRSKLVPIVNVASSFMQWILLAGILMIKAFPQLLLVGIILFAATTLFSIITLPVEYDASNRALAWLENKHMLTQQEQAGAKDALKWAARTYVVAAIGSIATLLYYISIYSGNRRN, translated from the coding sequence ATGGGAGGTGGATATTTATTACTTGCCGGAGCGATAATGCTTTTTAGCTGGATGGTAAGTTCAAAACTTAAAAGTAAATTCGAATTATATTCAAGATTGCAATTGCAAAACGGAATGAGCGGTAAAGAAATTGCCGAAAAAATGCTTGCTGATAACGGAATTACAGATGTTCGTGTTATTTCGACACCAGGTCAATTAACCGATCATTATAATCCGTCAGACAAAACAGTGAATTTAAGCGAAGCAGTTTACAATCATCGAAATGCAGCAGCAGCGGCAGTCGCGGCACACGAATGCGGACATGCAGTGCAACATTCTGTTGGGTATGAATGGCTAACAATGCGTTCAAAATTAGTTCCAATTGTAAACGTTGCATCAAGTTTTATGCAATGGATTTTGCTTGCGGGAATCTTGATGATCAAAGCTTTTCCACAGTTATTATTAGTCGGAATTATTCTTTTTGCGGCAACAACTTTATTTTCGATTATTACATTGCCAGTTGAATATGATGCGAGCAACAGAGCATTGGCTTGGCTTGAAAACAAACACATGTTGACACAGCAAGAGCAAGCTGGAGCAAAAGATGCCTTAAAATGGGCCGCGAGAACTTATGTGGTTGCCGCGATTGGCTCGATTGCGACGCTGTTGTATTATATCTCAATTTATTCGGGAAACAGGAGGAACTAA
- a CDS encoding RNA polymerase sigma factor: MEFEQIYKTYWDRIFRLCMGFVNDYDIAQDLAQETFIIVWQKLDTFRNESAIGTWIFRIASNNCLRQIEKQKRFPKSELPIHLSEEKQQSIEPQIQFLYKCIAELPETDRIIISLELEEVKQAEIAKIVGLSEANVRVKIHRIKEKLTQKFKENGKQ; the protein is encoded by the coding sequence ATGGAATTTGAACAAATCTATAAAACATATTGGGATCGAATATTCAGGCTTTGTATGGGTTTTGTCAATGATTATGACATTGCACAAGATCTCGCTCAGGAAACGTTTATAATTGTTTGGCAAAAGCTGGATACTTTTAGAAACGAATCGGCTATTGGGACTTGGATTTTTAGAATTGCTTCTAACAATTGTCTGAGGCAGATAGAAAAGCAAAAACGTTTTCCAAAATCAGAATTGCCGATTCATCTTTCTGAAGAGAAACAACAATCAATCGAACCGCAGATTCAATTTTTATATAAATGCATCGCCGAATTACCAGAAACCGATCGTATCATCATTTCGCTGGAATTAGAAGAAGTAAAGCAAGCTGAAATTGCCAAAATCGTTGGTCTTTCAGAAGCAAATGTAAGAGTGAAAATTCACAGGATTAAAGAAAAGTTGACTCAAAAATTTAAAGAAAATGGAAAACAATAA
- a CDS encoding alpha/beta hydrolase: MKKYIILIIAFLFSALCLNVFAQTKSYPFEVLKTGKGKQSILFIPGFASSGEVWNDTKTAFEKDFTCYTLTMPGFAGVKPQPNPSFENWKNEIAAYIKDNKIEKPIVIGHSMGGGLALAIAADYPELVGKIVVVDALPCLAALMDPSFKSKENDCVATVNQMTSMTDAQFLDMQKKTMPRLLADASKMDMVVDWSVKSDRKTFGQMYCDFSNTDLRAKIAQIKCPALILLESYFINLKPAIEEQYKNLKTANFQYANKGLHFIMYDDKDWYLAQLNTFIK, encoded by the coding sequence ATGAAAAAGTATATCATCTTAATTATCGCATTCTTATTCTCAGCATTATGTCTAAATGTTTTTGCACAAACAAAATCATATCCATTTGAAGTTTTAAAAACTGGAAAAGGGAAACAATCTATACTATTTATTCCAGGCTTTGCTTCTTCTGGAGAAGTTTGGAATGATACCAAAACAGCTTTCGAAAAAGATTTTACTTGTTATACACTTACAATGCCAGGTTTTGCTGGAGTAAAACCACAGCCAAATCCTTCATTTGAAAATTGGAAAAACGAAATCGCAGCTTATATAAAAGATAATAAAATTGAAAAGCCAATTGTAATTGGCCATAGTATGGGTGGAGGATTGGCGCTTGCCATTGCAGCCGATTATCCAGAATTGGTTGGAAAAATTGTGGTTGTGGATGCGCTTCCGTGTTTGGCGGCGTTGATGGATCCTTCTTTTAAATCAAAAGAAAATGACTGCGTTGCAACGGTAAATCAAATGACATCGATGACAGACGCTCAATTTCTTGATATGCAGAAAAAAACAATGCCAAGACTTTTGGCTGATGCCTCAAAAATGGATATGGTCGTTGATTGGAGTGTAAAATCAGACAGAAAAACATTCGGGCAAATGTATTGTGATTTCTCGAATACCGATTTAAGAGCTAAAATCGCACAGATAAAATGTCCAGCTTTAATTTTATTAGAGTCTTATTTTATAAATTTAAAACCTGCTATTGAAGAGCAATATAAAAATTTAAAAACAGCTAATTTTCAATATGCAAACAAAGGTCTTCATTTTATTATGTATGATGACAAAGATTGGTATTTGGCACAATTAAACACTTTTATAAAATAA
- the leuS gene encoding leucine--tRNA ligase — translation MKYNPNEIEAKWQKYWAENQTFAAKNNSEKPKHYVLDMFPYPSGAGLHVGHPLGYIASDVYSRFKRHQGFNVLHPMGYDSFGLPAEQYAIQTGQRPEDTTRVNIDGGVDKEGKQIAGYRKQLDKIGFSFDWAREVRTSNPDYYKHTQWIFIQLFNSWYCRKQGKAFEISELVKVFEGEGNKLVEAVCDDNVAIFTADEWNSYSEDQKEKILLQYRMTYLAETEVNWCPGLGTVLANDEIVNGVSERGGFPVIRKKMTQWSMRISAYAERLLQGLNDIDWSESIKESQRNWIGKSVGALVTFNVKNHDEVIEVFTTRPDTIFGVTFMTLAPEHDLVAKITTPEQKEAVEAYIEKTAKRSERERMADVKTISGAFTGAYAEHPFTKEPIPVWIGDYVLAGYGTGAVMAVPCGDERDYAFANFFKGQKGMQEIKNIFANVDVSEAAYGSKDNVEIAASDFLNGLNYKNATHVAISELQKIGKGIGKTNYRLRDAVFSRQRYWGEPFPVYYVNGLPKMIDTQHLPIILPEVEKYLPTEDGLPPLGNAAVWAWDTNQNKVVNTDLVDNVSIFPLELNTMPGWAGSSWYWMRYMDAHNENEFASREALAYWESVDLYIGGSEHATGHLLYSRFWNKFLKDKGFAPTEEPFKKLINQGMILGTTAYVYRLEGTNTFVSKNKIEGQNVQPIRVDVHFVNSSDELNIEKFKAWREDFNTAEFILDENGKYIVGREVEKMSKSYYNVVTPDDICAEYGADTLRLYEMFLGPLEQAKPWNTAGISGVFGFLKKLWRLYFDDNGLIVNNDEPTKDNLKSLHKTIKKVAEDIENFSFNTSVSQFMICVNELSSQNCHSRAILEPLAILVSPYAPHIAEELWSQLGHTTSISEVAFPIFEEKHLVETNKEYPVSFNGKMRFTIELPLDLTKEQIEEIVMKDERTQKHLDGRTPNKVIIVPGKIINLVG, via the coding sequence ATGAAGTACAATCCAAACGAAATTGAAGCCAAATGGCAAAAATATTGGGCAGAAAATCAAACTTTTGCAGCAAAAAACAACTCTGAAAAGCCGAAACATTATGTTCTCGATATGTTTCCTTATCCATCTGGAGCAGGATTACACGTAGGACATCCGCTGGGGTATATTGCTTCAGATGTGTATTCTCGTTTCAAAAGACATCAAGGGTTCAATGTTTTGCATCCAATGGGATACGATAGTTTCGGATTGCCTGCAGAACAATATGCAATTCAAACAGGACAACGCCCAGAAGATACAACGCGCGTAAATATTGACGGTGGTGTTGACAAAGAAGGAAAACAAATTGCGGGTTACAGAAAACAATTAGATAAAATCGGATTCTCATTTGACTGGGCACGTGAAGTTCGTACTTCAAATCCGGATTATTACAAACATACGCAATGGATTTTTATCCAATTGTTCAATTCTTGGTATTGCAGAAAACAAGGAAAAGCTTTTGAAATCTCTGAGCTTGTAAAAGTATTTGAAGGAGAAGGAAATAAATTAGTCGAAGCAGTTTGCGATGACAACGTTGCAATTTTTACTGCGGATGAATGGAATTCTTATTCTGAAGATCAAAAAGAAAAAATCTTGTTGCAATACAGAATGACCTATTTGGCAGAAACCGAAGTAAACTGGTGTCCGGGCTTAGGAACTGTTTTGGCAAATGACGAAATTGTAAACGGAGTTTCGGAACGTGGAGGCTTTCCTGTTATAAGAAAAAAAATGACACAATGGAGTATGCGAATTTCTGCTTATGCCGAACGCTTGCTTCAAGGTCTAAATGATATCGACTGGAGTGAGTCAATCAAAGAATCTCAAAGAAACTGGATCGGGAAATCGGTTGGAGCTTTGGTAACTTTTAATGTGAAAAATCATGATGAAGTAATCGAGGTTTTCACTACTCGTCCTGATACTATTTTTGGAGTTACTTTTATGACTTTGGCACCAGAACATGATTTGGTAGCTAAAATTACAACTCCAGAACAAAAAGAAGCTGTTGAAGCGTATATCGAAAAAACAGCAAAACGTTCGGAGCGTGAGCGTATGGCCGATGTGAAAACTATTTCTGGTGCATTTACAGGAGCATATGCAGAACACCCATTTACAAAAGAGCCAATTCCGGTTTGGATTGGTGATTATGTTTTGGCTGGTTACGGAACAGGTGCTGTAATGGCGGTTCCTTGCGGAGACGAAAGAGATTACGCTTTTGCTAATTTCTTTAAAGGTCAAAAAGGAATGCAGGAAATCAAAAATATCTTCGCTAATGTTGATGTTTCTGAAGCGGCTTACGGATCTAAAGATAACGTTGAAATCGCTGCTTCTGATTTCTTAAACGGATTGAATTATAAAAATGCAACGCATGTTGCGATTAGCGAATTGCAAAAAATAGGCAAGGGAATTGGGAAAACGAATTACCGTTTGCGTGATGCTGTTTTCTCTCGTCAGCGTTATTGGGGAGAACCATTCCCAGTTTATTATGTAAACGGACTACCTAAAATGATTGATACGCAGCATTTGCCAATTATTTTGCCAGAAGTGGAAAAATATTTGCCAACAGAAGACGGTTTGCCTCCATTAGGAAACGCAGCTGTTTGGGCTTGGGATACTAATCAAAACAAAGTTGTTAATACAGATTTAGTTGACAATGTTTCCATTTTTCCTTTAGAATTAAATACAATGCCAGGTTGGGCAGGAAGTTCATGGTACTGGATGCGTTATATGGATGCACACAATGAAAATGAATTTGCAAGCAGAGAAGCTTTAGCGTATTGGGAAAGTGTAGATTTATATATTGGAGGAAGCGAACACGCAACCGGACACTTATTATATTCTCGTTTCTGGAATAAATTCTTAAAAGACAAAGGTTTTGCTCCAACTGAAGAACCATTCAAAAAACTGATCAATCAGGGAATGATTTTGGGTACGACAGCTTATGTTTACAGATTGGAAGGAACAAATACTTTTGTATCTAAAAATAAAATTGAAGGTCAAAATGTACAGCCAATTCGCGTTGATGTTCATTTTGTGAATTCTTCGGATGAATTAAATATCGAAAAGTTCAAAGCTTGGAGAGAAGATTTCAATACAGCAGAATTTATTTTAGATGAAAACGGAAAATACATTGTAGGACGTGAAGTCGAAAAAATGTCGAAATCATACTATAATGTAGTTACGCCAGACGATATTTGTGCTGAGTATGGAGCTGATACATTACGTTTATACGAAATGTTCTTAGGACCATTAGAACAAGCAAAACCTTGGAATACTGCTGGTATTTCAGGAGTTTTTGGTTTCTTGAAAAAATTATGGAGATTGTATTTTGATGATAATGGCTTAATCGTAAACAACGACGAACCAACAAAAGACAACTTGAAATCATTGCATAAAACAATTAAAAAAGTAGCAGAAGATATCGAGAATTTCTCTTTCAATACTTCGGTTTCTCAATTTATGATTTGTGTAAATGAATTGTCTTCTCAAAACTGTCATTCAAGAGCGATTTTAGAGCCGTTAGCCATTTTGGTTTCGCCTTATGCGCCGCATATTGCAGAAGAATTATGGTCACAATTAGGGCATACAACTTCAATTTCAGAAGTTGCTTTCCCAATTTTTGAAGAAAAACATCTAGTTGAAACAAATAAAGAATATCCAGTTTCTTTCAACGGAAAAATGCGTTTCACCATCGAATTGCCTTTGGATTTAACCAAAGAACAAATCGAAGAAATCGTAATGAAAGACGAAAGAACTCAAAAACACTTAGACGGAAGAACTCCAAACAAAGTGATTATTGTTCCTGGGAAAATAATTAACCTAGTGGGTTAA
- a CDS encoding winged helix-turn-helix domain-containing protein — MADRKKYNVEVRVWIEEAEGAFLGIGKIWLLENIRKTGSITNAAKEMKMAYRQAWQLVEEMNQRAENPLVEKLLGGKGGGGAKLTEAGERAISVFYEIEKRIKEFAQKETLNLKF; from the coding sequence ATGGCTGACCGTAAAAAATACAATGTTGAAGTCCGCGTTTGGATTGAAGAAGCCGAAGGCGCATTTCTTGGAATTGGAAAAATATGGCTTCTTGAAAACATCAGGAAAACCGGATCAATTACCAATGCAGCAAAAGAGATGAAAATGGCGTATCGTCAGGCTTGGCAATTGGTTGAAGAAATGAATCAGCGGGCTGAAAATCCATTAGTTGAAAAACTTCTTGGTGGAAAAGGTGGGGGTGGCGCAAAATTAACCGAAGCCGGTGAAAGGGCAATTTCGGTTTTTTATGAAATAGAAAAACGTATTAAAGAATTTGCTCAAAAAGAAACTCTAAACCTGAAATTTTAA
- a CDS encoding cell division protein FtsX, whose protein sequence is MSSNFDKFQKRRLISSYFSVVLSVFLVLFLLGVLGLFIINSKKLANDFKEKIAMTVFFKNEANDSVIKAFNANLKRAPFAKSFVYVSKEKAAKEHTDIIGEDFLTFLGENPLLNSYDIHLKADYVERDSISKIESKLRQNTMIEDIVYDKQLINLVNDNIKKVSMWILIISGFLAVIAVLLINSSLRLSIHSNRFIIKTMQMVGATKSFIRKPFVMRSVKLGMLGAVLAIIALIALLIYVETNFPGLGILEDKALIGLVLVAVFGFGVLITWVSTHFATQRFLNLRTDDLY, encoded by the coding sequence ATGAGTTCTAACTTTGATAAATTTCAAAAGCGCAGGTTAATTTCCTCTTATTTTTCGGTAGTATTAAGTGTATTCTTGGTTTTATTCCTTTTGGGAGTGCTGGGATTATTCATTATTAATTCTAAAAAATTGGCTAATGATTTTAAAGAAAAAATCGCCATGACGGTTTTCTTTAAAAATGAGGCTAATGATAGCGTTATCAAAGCATTCAATGCAAATTTAAAAAGAGCACCTTTTGCAAAATCTTTTGTTTATGTTTCTAAAGAAAAAGCGGCAAAAGAACATACGGATATCATTGGAGAAGATTTCTTGACTTTCTTAGGTGAAAATCCCTTATTAAACTCATACGACATTCACCTAAAAGCGGATTATGTTGAAAGAGACAGCATCTCTAAAATTGAAAGCAAATTGCGTCAAAATACGATGATCGAAGATATTGTTTACGACAAACAGTTGATAAACTTGGTAAATGATAACATTAAAAAAGTAAGTATGTGGATCTTAATTATCAGCGGTTTCCTTGCTGTAATTGCGGTTTTATTAATCAATAGTTCACTACGACTTTCTATACATTCGAACCGTTTTATTATCAAAACCATGCAAATGGTTGGTGCAACAAAATCGTTCATCCGCAAGCCTTTTGTAATGCGTAGCGTAAAATTAGGAATGCTTGGTGCAGTTTTAGCAATTATTGCATTGATTGCACTATTAATTTATGTAGAAACGAATTTCCCTGGTTTAGGAATTTTAGAAGACAAAGCTTTAATTGGATTGGTTTTAGTAGCCGTTTTCGGATTTGGAGTTTTGATTACATGGGTAAGCACCCATTTTGCAACACAACGTTTCTTGAATTTAAGAACTGACGATCTTTATTAA
- a CDS encoding DUF3098 domain-containing protein — protein sequence MKNNNKEEKQDNHEFLFDGINYKILLVGIGVIALGFILMSGGGSTDPNVFNEDIFSFRRIRLAPTTVLIGFGITIYSIFKKSK from the coding sequence ATGAAAAACAATAATAAAGAAGAAAAACAAGATAATCACGAATTTCTTTTTGATGGCATCAATTACAAAATCTTATTAGTTGGAATTGGCGTTATCGCGCTAGGATTTATTTTAATGTCTGGCGGAGGAAGTACAGATCCAAATGTTTTCAACGAAGATATTTTTAGTTTTAGACGTATTCGTCTAGCTCCAACAACCGTTTTAATTGGTTTTGGAATCACGATTTATTCGATCTTCAAAAAATCTAAATAA
- a CDS encoding undecaprenyl-diphosphate phosphatase produces the protein MNTLQAIVLAIIEGITEFLPVSSTGHMIIASSFFGIAHDDFTKLFTIVIQLGAILSVVILYFKRFFQTFDFYFKLLVAFIPAVVLGLLLSDFIDGLLENPVTVAVSLLLGGIILLKVDEWFNKPNDPEVSTEITYAKALKIGLFQCLAMIPGVSRSGASIVGGMSQKLTRTSAAEFSFFLAVPTMLGATVKKCYDYYKDGFELTQDQTTLLIIGNVAAFIVALLAIKTFIGFLTKNGFKVFGYYRILAGIILLVIHFFIHPLTII, from the coding sequence ATGAACACATTACAAGCTATTGTTCTTGCCATTATTGAAGGAATTACAGAATTCTTGCCTGTTTCTTCAACTGGCCACATGATTATTGCCTCTTCTTTTTTTGGAATCGCGCATGACGATTTCACTAAACTTTTCACCATCGTAATTCAGCTTGGCGCGATACTTTCGGTCGTAATTTTATACTTCAAACGTTTCTTTCAAACTTTTGATTTTTACTTTAAACTTCTTGTTGCTTTTATTCCTGCAGTCGTTTTAGGATTGTTATTAAGCGATTTTATCGATGGATTGCTAGAAAATCCTGTAACAGTTGCAGTTTCACTTTTATTAGGAGGAATTATTTTATTGAAAGTGGACGAATGGTTCAACAAACCAAATGATCCTGAAGTTTCAACTGAAATAACTTATGCAAAAGCGCTAAAAATTGGATTATTTCAATGTTTGGCTATGATTCCTGGAGTTTCACGAAGCGGCGCAAGTATCGTTGGAGGTATGTCTCAAAAATTGACAAGAACTTCAGCTGCTGAATTTTCTTTTTTCTTAGCTGTTCCGACCATGTTGGGCGCAACAGTAAAAAAATGCTACGATTACTATAAAGACGGCTTTGAATTGACGCAAGATCAAACCACTTTATTGATTATTGGAAATGTGGCTGCATTTATTGTAGCACTTTTAGCAATTAAAACTTTCATTGGATTTTTGACTAAAAACGGATTTAAAGTTTTTGGTTATTACCGAATCCTTGCTGGAATCATCTTATTAGTGATTCACTTTTTCATTCACCCGCTTACGATTATATAA
- the truB gene encoding tRNA pseudouridine(55) synthase TruB has translation MTPEEYLNGQVLLIDKPLKWSSFQAVNKLKYLLINKVGLPKKFKIGHAGTLDPLATGLLLICTGKFTKNISELQGQAKEYTGTFYIGATTPSYDLETEIDQTFPTDHIDETLIHETVKQFLGEIDQKPPIFSAIKKDGVRLYEHARAGESIEIESRKTTIHEFEITRIELPEIDFRVVCSKGTYIRSLAYDFGKAMNSGSHLTVLRRTKIGDYDVKNAIDITLFEESLK, from the coding sequence ATGACACCTGAAGAATATTTAAACGGACAAGTTTTATTGATTGACAAACCATTAAAATGGAGTTCGTTTCAAGCTGTCAATAAATTAAAATACCTTTTAATTAATAAAGTTGGACTTCCAAAAAAGTTCAAAATTGGTCACGCTGGAACTTTAGATCCATTAGCCACTGGACTTTTATTAATTTGTACTGGAAAATTCACTAAAAATATTTCTGAACTTCAAGGTCAAGCCAAAGAATACACTGGAACTTTTTATATTGGAGCCACTACTCCATCGTACGATTTAGAAACCGAAATCGACCAAACTTTCCCAACAGATCATATTGATGAAACCTTGATTCATGAAACAGTAAAGCAATTTTTGGGAGAAATTGACCAAAAACCGCCTATTTTCTCGGCAATCAAAAAAGATGGCGTTCGTTTATATGAACACGCTCGGGCAGGAGAATCCATAGAAATTGAAAGCCGAAAAACTACGATTCACGAATTTGAGATTACTAGAATTGAATTGCCAGAAATAGACTTTAGAGTAGTTTGTTCAAAAGGAACCTACATTCGTTCTCTAGCTTACGATTTTGGAAAAGCAATGAATTCTGGTTCACATTTAACGGTCTTGCGCCGTACTAAAATTGGTGATTACGATGTAAAAAATGCGATTGACATTACTTTGTTTGAAGAGAGCCTAAAATAA
- a CDS encoding thioredoxin family protein, translating into MKSIVAKALFNSHSYIEYRKIVTDLLSEGKSTGNEQSDSLTNYSKLNEARMNRLEKTIQISENIKSKLQHLDNHYIWLVISEGWCGDAAQILPILNKMALASDKKIDLRIVFRDENDDLMNHYLTNGGRAIPKVIVICKEAGIVRADWGPRPKGATELMAKHKREVGPIDEKIKTDLQLWYLADKGISVQEELVEIMENIKYNRL; encoded by the coding sequence ATGAAAAGCATCGTAGCCAAAGCGTTGTTCAATAGCCACTCTTATATTGAATACCGAAAAATAGTAACCGATTTATTGTCTGAAGGAAAATCAACTGGAAATGAGCAATCTGACAGTTTGACGAATTATTCAAAATTGAATGAAGCCAGAATGAATCGACTGGAAAAGACGATACAGATTTCTGAAAATATAAAATCAAAACTACAGCATTTAGATAATCATTATATCTGGCTTGTAATTTCAGAAGGTTGGTGTGGCGATGCGGCTCAGATTCTTCCAATTTTAAATAAAATGGCATTAGCTTCAGATAAAAAAATAGATCTGAGAATTGTTTTTCGCGATGAAAACGATGATTTGATGAACCATTATTTGACAAACGGTGGAAGAGCAATCCCAAAAGTGATTGTGATTTGCAAAGAAGCCGGAATCGTTCGTGCAGATTGGGGGCCAAGACCAAAAGGCGCCACCGAATTAATGGCAAAACACAAAAGAGAAGTTGGGCCAATCGACGAAAAAATCAAAACTGATTTGCAGTTGTGGTATCTTGCTGACAAAGGGATTTCGGTTCAGGAAGAACTGGTTGAGATTATGGAAAATATTAAGTACAATCGACTATAA
- the pyrH gene encoding UMP kinase, with amino-acid sequence MKYKRILLKLSGEALMGDLQYGIDPKRLGEYADEIKQIHDKGVEIAIVIGGGNIFRGVAGASSGMDRVQGDYMGMLATVINGMALQGALEDKGMKTRLQTALKMESIAEPYIKRRADRHLEKGRIVIFGAGTGNPYFTTDTAAVLRGIEINADVILKGTRVDGVYDSDPEKNASAVKFDFISFDDVLKKGLNVMDTTAFTLSQENKLPIVVFDMNKIGNLLKICEGENIGTVVNI; translated from the coding sequence ATGAAATATAAAAGAATTCTTCTGAAACTTAGCGGCGAGGCCTTAATGGGTGATTTACAATACGGAATTGACCCGAAAAGATTAGGCGAATATGCAGATGAAATCAAGCAAATTCACGATAAAGGAGTTGAAATTGCTATTGTTATTGGAGGAGGAAATATTTTTAGAGGCGTTGCTGGAGCAAGTTCAGGGATGGACAGAGTGCAAGGTGATTACATGGGAATGCTTGCAACTGTTATCAACGGAATGGCTTTGCAAGGCGCACTTGAAGACAAAGGAATGAAAACGCGTTTGCAAACTGCTTTGAAAATGGAATCTATTGCAGAACCATACATCAAAAGAAGAGCAGATCGTCATCTTGAAAAAGGAAGAATCGTAATTTTTGGTGCTGGAACTGGAAATCCATATTTTACAACCGATACAGCAGCAGTTTTAAGAGGAATTGAAATCAATGCTGATGTTATCCTTAAAGGAACTCGCGTTGACGGAGTTTATGATTCTGATCCAGAAAAAAATGCATCAGCTGTAAAATTCGATTTTATCTCTTTTGATGATGTACTGAAAAAAGGATTAAATGTAATGGATACTACTGCTTTTACATTAAGCCAAGAAAATAAATTGCCAATCGTTGTTTTTGATATGAACAAAATTGGAAATCTTTTGAAAATCTGCGAAGGCGAAAATATCGGAACTGTAGTAAATATATAG